A stretch of DNA from Vidua chalybeata isolate OUT-0048 chromosome 3, bVidCha1 merged haplotype, whole genome shotgun sequence:
TACCTCTCCTGTTGGAGGGACTCCATGgcctcacaggggaaggactcctctccctgagcagcagaagaaaacctcGGGTGACGAACTGACCAAATCCCCATGTCCTGTCTTCCTCCGCTGccggtgggaaggagggaggggctgggggggaaatAGTGTTTTAAGGGCTTGTTTTATgtctcattatcctcctctgactttgttagtaataaattaaCTTTGCAACTTAAGTTGAGCCTGGTTTGcccttgaaatatttctcctgGTCCTTATCTCACCCATGAAACCTTCGTTATTTTTGTCTCCTCTGCCCAACTGTATCAGGGGAAGGTGAGCGAGTGACTCTTGTGAgtgcctggcatttggccagtATCAAACCACAACAACATAGTACATGGAGACTCCCTTTCTGAAGGAAATCCCAAGGAAAAGGTGAAGGGGGATGGCTACAAATAACTCCTGAGAAGATTATGATTTgacacaagaagaaaatttttcacAATTATAATATAATCTCCCCAGGGAACTAAATGGTGGATTCCCCAAGGTTGGACACTTCTAAGATTTGCCTGAAGAGGGAGCTGGGCCATGTTGTCAAGACAATGCTTTTGCCAAGAAAGGTAGGACCAGGTGATCCTTGGTATTCCATTCAACCTTGTATTCCGTGAATCTATGAAAATGAGGCTTTGTCCTTAGTTTTTTATAGCTGTGGACctatttttcaaaaggaaagctGTTTACCTTGTTGCTGTTAGGAGGGCTGAGCCTTATGTCCCTCTCATCCACTCTCATTTCACACATTTGACTGACTCTAATTTCCTATTCTGTTTTTTCATTCTTACCTCCACCCACACAGCAATGCCCTTTTGTTCAAAGTGACAAGTGTTACTTTGCAGCGGTTTTGCAAAAGCCCATCTGAGCCTGAAGGCAGCCAAATAAATCTGTATGATTAAGCGTTATACAAAGCACAGTCAAGAGAAAATCTTCCTATTCTCAGACTTCCACTTTCCCCAGTACTCTTCCCTTCCCACTTGCACTCTTTTGTCTGTCCCATGGGATGAAATTCTCCTGGGATGTGGATGTTTGGCTTTATATTATTCTTGAAGTTGCCTGGCAAGGATGTGGAGATAAATTATTGCAGTGTATAGTATAACCCCCAAGTCAGGATACACACGAGAGACAGAAGATCAAAGTTCACATCTCTGAAAATGTATCACGATGTGAGCCATAATCTTTGAAAGCTGAGGCAAGTCTTTACAAAAGCAGTGATTTAACTCCACAAAACAGAACATGACTGAATCCTCATCAGCTGgtctcctttcctcttcctggaGTTTAGCATGGGAAATCTAAGTGTGAAGTGCCAGAATTTCCATGGTGTTTTCTGTGGGTTACTCTAGGTCatagaataataataatcattGAATGGGTTTTGATGGGGCCTTCAAAGACCAtgtagttccaacccccctgccatggggcaTCTTCTGCTAGACAAAGTTTTTTAAAGTTCTGTCCAACCTGGgcctgaacacttccagggatggggcatccacagcttctctgggcaacctgttccagtgcctcaccaccctcatcaTAAAGTGTCTTCCTTGTGTCCAGTCTAAACCTGGGCCCTTCCCTAACCACAGGGCTTTTGCCCAggctcccagctgggagctgaacCCAGTGGCTCACCCTACACTTACCTGAGGCTGACTGTAGGTAACTACAGGTAACTCCACTTACCTGACTCCTGCTGTAGTTATTTTcactttcccctccctctcttcccctgTACCTGTGCATTTGCAGTTTCCAGGCTTGTCCTCCTGAATTCTAGTAGccaggcagcccagggaagctgagctcctgtggctgggcagaggcagggagcaAGGCATGGAGAGGAGGGGTCATTTTAAAGAGCACCCGAGCACAGGCTCCGGTCGAGAGCTCACTGTGACAGTGAAGTGCCTCACTGAAAACCAGTGAGCTGGGACTTAAGTGGCCTCTGAtctttctcactctttttttccccactctttctgtgttcttctctttctgtgttCGCATTTTCCAAGGAAGAGGCTTTTTCAcggacagctctgggacagtATCTTTCTGAGGAGGGTAAGATGTTTTTAACTCCTCACTTTGATAGTTTTTAGAAGGTGGCATTTTAAAGCAGGGGGAGGCTGGTTGGTATAATGTATTATTTTGGGACCCCAAGTGTTCTTTGGCATGACTGATACTTAAGCTAAAATAAAGTAGGTGAAAGCAAACAATCATAGAAAACCAAATCACTCAGGGTTTTCAGACTTCAGTAACTTGGTTTTATTATAGGATTGTTTGATATGTTTCAGTAGGTTTGCATGTCCTGTCACTTACAGTGCTTGTACACTAAAAGCTAGCTTGCGAAATTTCTGCTGATGAAAAAGTGTTTCTCAGGAAAAAACTTTGGATAGTGAGCATTTTTGAACAGAGAGCTTAAAATGTTGTGTTTAAATCAGCTCTGCAATGAGGCAATAAGCATTAAGTGCTACatctattaaaaattttaagttaCAAGTCTCTAAAAATACTTAGAACAACAATAAGGCTGCCAAAAGAATATGCCATCGCCGCCTTTAAAATTGTGACTATTAATATGCAAAGCTATAACTATGTGTATAACATACAAAGTTATccaaaagttttgttttgcttctttttcatgCCAACAAATATTTGCAACACTTGCAACATCATCGGGTTTTTGCAACAAAAGTTGTGTTAAACAACCAAGTATACTAAAACACCAGCTATACCTTCAACTGAACCTGTCTTAAAATGGCAAGCTGCTGGGAGGTTGCTATTCTGGGAGGTGACTCTGATAGGTCTCAACAGATGCAGCCCCTGGAATGCAGTCAGAGCGGGGGAGCCGGGCAGCAGCTGACCCCTGCGCTGGCACACTGGCATATCAGGGATCACAGCTCACGTCAGCACAGGCTGACACTGACACTCTGGGCACACATGGGCCTCTCCCTCGCCTGCTCTGCACATGGCCgtcacccagcagcagcagcaaactgctGGTGCTCACAGGCACCAACCATTCCTTTCTATAATTAAATTATCATTTTGTTACATGCTCTGTGCTTAAGGAAGAAATGATGTGCTGAGATTCTAGATTGAAATATTACTGAAGTCTTTTGATTTAATTATCTAAATAAACCAGTCATTTGATTTATCATTAATTAGCATTTTTTCATGGTCGAGTTTTTATGACTGCAAGGATCACAAAGAAAATTAGCATGtgtaaattgttttaaaatcaaTGGATATACTGGAAATAAGTATTATGTTTGAATCTATTTGAATGGTGATCTCCACAATTCTGTTTAAATTGTGTTACTGAAGATCAGTGCTTTCCTTCAAGTATATTTGCACATGCATGTATTTGTTCAAAGTAACTCCTTTGTTACTAGGCGCTGTCTCACATCACATTTGACAAAAAAAAGTGGCTCTTTATTTAATTGAGAGCTTACCTAGAGTTGATATATATAATTCAAATATGTGTTCTAACGTAACTATGGGATCGATTCTTGCCTTCCCTATGGAGAACTTGTTTAAAATAACACATCCTGATAAGAGTGTGtgtgacatttttttcaaatagaagTTAAATATCTTCTCCCTAAATCTCCACAAAATCCTACAAGTAGGATTATAGATTTCCAATTACTGATACTGCAAAGTGATCAAAGTATGCTATGAGCAGAAAGTATTTGTGCATCTGACACAGGAAATCAAACACTATCAGTCTATAAAACCAAAAGTTACAAAAACCTGGAAGTGGTTTCACGCAGGACCTAAATCTAAAATCAATATGACATCATATCAAAATCCTCTTTCTCTTTATGTCTCATctggcttttgtttctttaagaCTTTTTCCCATTCTTAATATTTCCTAGTCAAGTTCTGAACTCACCTGTAAGTCTGTAGCAGCCCTGGAGTAAGGATGAATAAAGCTGGGGGCCTGTTCCTTTCCTATGCTTCAGGCTAATGAATTCAGGTCTAGAACCTGTCTGATTTAAATAACTATATACAAAATTCTACACTCTGGCAAACCCATTTAGAGAATTTAACTCTCTGAATGTGGTGATAATAGGTGAATGTTAATTTATGATCttgttatttaaaacaaaagggaaTTACTGAATTACTTGTAGTATATTCTTCACAGTTGGAGTATTGATTGTTATTAATAAGCAGCCATGCTGCAACCTAGAATTTAGGAAGACATTATcctgtgtgtttggttttgtggcaTTATATGTATTGACAAAGATTAGATTTGTTGCATAATCACATAGCTATTAAATTTCACAACTGTggtgtttaattttatttttagcaagtGCTTGGCTGTAATATTTCATTGCAGTCATGGCCCCTAAGAAGAAGAATgtgaaaaagaacaaagcagatATCAACGAAACTACTATCATTGTGGAAGATGGCCCCCTCAGTAAACTAAATGGCTTGAATGGACTCTTGGAAGGAGGAAATGGTTTCAGCTGCATCTCATCTGAGGTTTCCGACCCATCATACTGCCCAAACCTCTTGGAAGGTCTAAGCAAAATGAGACAAGAAAATTTCCTTTGTGACTTGACTATCAGTACCAAAACCAAATCATTCAGTGTTCATAAGGTAGTGATGGCTTCAAGCAGTGAATACTTTCACAACATCTTAAAGAAAGATCCATCCACTCAAAGAGTGGATCTCAATGATGTGTCCCCAGTGGGTCTAGCTACTGTCATCACCTATGCTTACACTGGAAAACTTACTCTCTCACTTTACACAATAGGTAGTATTATTTCCACAGCAATTTATTTACAGATTCACACCCTTATAAAGATGTGCTGTGATTTTCTAGTCCAAGAAATCAGTGTTGAGAACTGTATGTACATTGCCAATATTGCAGAAACATACGGACTAAAAACAACCAAGGAAGCAGCCCACAAATTTATTAAAGACAACTTCATTGAATTTTCAGAAACTGATCAGTTCCTAAAACTTACTTTTGATCAGATTAATGAACTTCTTGCAGATGATGACTTACAGTTGCCTTCTGAAATTGTTGCATTCCAGATTGCAATAAAATGGCTGGAATTTGACCAAAAAAGAGTAAAGTTTGCTGCCAACCTCTTAAGTAACATCCGTTTTGGTACCATCTCAGCTCAAGATCTTGTCAATTACGTTCAAACTGTGCCAAGAATGATGCAAGATGCAGACTGCCATAAGCTCCTAGTGGATGCCATGAACTATCACTTGCTTCCCTATCACCAGAATACACTTCAGTCCAGAAGAACAAGGATCCGTGGAGGTTTCAGAGTCTTAGTTACTGTTGGGGGACGCCCTGCTTTAACAGAAAAGTCTCTTAGCAGAGACATCTTATACAGAGATCCTGAAAATGGATGGAAGAAGCTAAGTGAAATGCCTGCTAAAAGTTTTAATCAGTGTGTCACAGTGATGGATGGATTTCTCTATGTGGCTGGTGGGGAAGACCAGAATGATGCCAGGAACCAAGCCAAGCATGCAGTCAGCAATTTCTGCAGGTAACTGCTATTTCTTTAAAAGGGATATAGGTATCTATTCCACAGAAGGCAGGTAAATAAATAAGCTGGCTTGTGTCATGCAACTTGAACCACTTGGATAAAGAGAAAGGGGACAATGTAGGGGAGGTATAGATGCTATTCTATATTAAACTTTGAATGAACAGAAATATACAACTGAAGTTATGCAAAAAAATTTACCATGCACACTGAGAAGtgaggaaaaactgagaaaatttaTTCCAAGTGAAGGAAATAGATAGGAACATAAATAGGAAGTTATGGGATGATCTAAGGAGACttctcaaattttaaaaagcttttgatGCCTCACAGAAAGTTTGGAAAAACACCTTTTAGATATTATAGCCTTCACTTTCTATTCACCATTCCCCATATTTTCAACAGTGTTTATATTGGATTTTatatcctcttttttttaattattactattattatcaAGAGTTTAAAAACAATGGTGCCATTGCTTGAAGTCTGTCTTTTACAGTGTACCCCAAATAATACCTTGCTTCTAAAATTTTGCAGTTCCTATCTATAGTCATCCAAAACTGCACTGGTGATAGCAAGGTCAGAAGAGTGCATACATTAACATGCAATGTCACGTGGGCAGTAGTAGTTTTTAAATAGTTCAGACTAAAATCTGGCAGTGCACAGTAGCTTGAAGCAAAGGCTGGGGGTGGGAAAACTTTTATCTGCCTTTTATCTACTAACAGACTATGGACATGCAATGACATTACACAGCCACAGTCCTACTAATGCTTCCTTTTCTGCTCCCAGAAGGAACAGTCTGCTTCTCCCGAGGACATCAACCAGTAGACAAAGTTGATGAATGAGGAACATCCTCTAAATCAATTTTATTGTGTAATCTACTTTGTCATAAAAATATCTGCTCTCTTGACCTTCTGCCCTTAAGCTATGCCTCACATTGTCACAAGGAGTTGTTGTCCTCAGTGCAGACCTTGGTTTCAGGGAGAAGGTGAGGGAATCCTCGTTGTGCCCTTAACCTTAAGCATGTCAAGTCACATAATGTGATGTCACTATGTCTGTGGACTTGCAGATGACAATGCTGAATGACAATTAGTATTTACTTTCCCATAGTCTTTTTCTCATGTGATTCTCTGGTCCCCTTAGCATGCAACAGAAATGTGTGGGTCCACTAATATACCTCACACAGCATCTTCAGGAGTCATAATTTGCCATTTCCTATTTCAAAGTTGCTCATTTAAATGTCAAGGACAAAGAATGTTATTTCAGATAGGAATGGTGTTAGAAAGCACAGATGCTCTTTCCACATAAAACTTACTCCATGGGAGTGGCGAAGAAAGCATACTCACCATTTAGAAAGCACTAAGAGGATGCAAGTATAAATCACAACgtaaagtttttaaaaactctcTGAGTAGATTTAGACGTCTTTGCTGTGGGTGTAAATTGCAAAAGAACTTCTAAAATTTCTATTGTATCTTGAAATTATCTCTTCCCAGTATTCTAATGAGATTATTGTACAAAATCAAATTACAGAAGAATCAGATTTACTTCTTTAAAATAATCCCAGGTTTGAatgatacaaaaatattttttctccaatCAAAAgctaaatttattttgaaatttaatcaGGAATACCAGTTTCATTATGCTGACTTTTAATAGGCTAACTAACTAACTAGAATTCTAGCAACTTTGCTCTTGCAGCAGTGGCATAGGAGTCCTGTATGATTTGCAGAGCAGTAAGTGTTACCTTCTTTTTTGAATCCTTTCAGATATGACCCTCGTTTCAACAGCTGGATTCACTTGGCGAACATGAATCAGCGGCGCACCCACTTCAGCCTGAATGTGTTCAATGGCCTCCTCTTCGCAGTGGGAGGCCGCAACTCCGAGGGCTGCCTCTCCTCTGTCGAGTGCTACGTGCCTGCAACTAATCAGTGGCAGATGAAGGCCCCGCTGGAGGTGCCCCGGTGCTGCCATGCCAGCGCAGTGGTGGATGGCCAGATCCTGGTCACGGGAGGTTACATCAATAACGCTTACTCTGGCTCGGTGTGCATGTACGACCCCAGCAAAGATAGCTGGCAGGATAAGGCCAGCCTCAGCACCCCAAGGGGCTGGCACTGCGCGGTGTCCCTACTGGAGAGGGTCTACGTCATGGGTGGGTCTCAGCTTGGGGGGCGAGCGGAAAGGGTTGATGTTCTCCCTGTGGAGCGTTACAGCCCATACACGGGGCAGTGGAATTACGTGGCGCCACTTCAAACCGGAGTTAGCACGGCTGGCGCCTCCACCCTTAACGGGAAAATTTATTTAGTAGGTGGCTGGaatgaaatagagaaaaagtACAAGAAATGCATTCAGTGCTATAACCCCGACCTCAATGAATGGACAGAGGAAGATGAGCTGCCTGAGGCCACTGTGGGCGTATCTTGTTGTACTATATCCATGCCCAACACCAAGACAAGGGAGTCCAGGGCTAGCTCAGTCTCTTCTGTCCCAGTCAGTATCTAAAGACAGGTCTAACCAGCAATAAGTAAAAATGTTTACCAGCACAGCAATATAATTAACCCTTTAAGTAGAATTTTTGTGcttatatagaaaaaaaaaatcattggcTTTGCAAATGTGCTTTGTAACAGTGCAAACTGGCCAGTTTTCATGAACTTTAGTACAGGTGGCATGAAACAGCACATTAGGGATAAGATCAATTTTCTTAGCAGGAAAAGAGAGTTAACTGATAACCAGAGAATTTCATTCTCTTCCTGACTTTGCCACTGATTTACTACACTATCTGTGGCAAatcatttcatttctttatgCCTTGGTTTCCTTACCTGTAAAATTGAGATAAACTTGCTTCAGAATATTGTTATGAGGTTCTTTAATACTAAGTTTTAAACACTTTCAGAACCCAAAATGAAAGTATGACCAGTAATAAATCAACCAATATGACCAGTAATAAATCTCAATATAGATCAGAAATGTGCCATGTCATCATAACATTGatcagttttgttcttttctaaGCATTTTCTATTATCAcaacagaaggggaaaaaaaggcaaaccaaAAATACCACACATAGCATGTGCATACTTTTCTTTTGGTGCAGTAGTATTCACAAAAACTTCtcaaagcattttctctttcagaaggTAGAAAGAGTTCCTCATCTTCTGCCATGAAATCCTTTAATTCCTCTATCAAATGCTGTGACATGGCTTTCAAGATCTGAATCCACAAAATACTTTAGCTCCCATAAGCACTATGGGCCAGCCCCAAGGGGGTACTTCGGGTGCCAGATGGCTCTCCTGACCTCTGTTTACACCAGGGAACATcacctcatcctcctcctcatgcCAGGGAGACACACCTCTCATTCCAGGCGGAAAAACCTGGAAGCTGAGTTCGTGCCAGGAGACACCAAGGGCTAATG
This window harbors:
- the KLHL31 gene encoding kelch-like protein 31 produces the protein MAPKKKNVKKNKADINETTIIVEDGPLSKLNGLNGLLEGGNGFSCISSEVSDPSYCPNLLEGLSKMRQENFLCDLTISTKTKSFSVHKVVMASSSEYFHNILKKDPSTQRVDLNDVSPVGLATVITYAYTGKLTLSLYTIGSIISTAIYLQIHTLIKMCCDFLVQEISVENCMYIANIAETYGLKTTKEAAHKFIKDNFIEFSETDQFLKLTFDQINELLADDDLQLPSEIVAFQIAIKWLEFDQKRVKFAANLLSNIRFGTISAQDLVNYVQTVPRMMQDADCHKLLVDAMNYHLLPYHQNTLQSRRTRIRGGFRVLVTVGGRPALTEKSLSRDILYRDPENGWKKLSEMPAKSFNQCVTVMDGFLYVAGGEDQNDARNQAKHAVSNFCRYDPRFNSWIHLANMNQRRTHFSLNVFNGLLFAVGGRNSEGCLSSVECYVPATNQWQMKAPLEVPRCCHASAVVDGQILVTGGYINNAYSGSVCMYDPSKDSWQDKASLSTPRGWHCAVSLLERVYVMGGSQLGGRAERVDVLPVERYSPYTGQWNYVAPLQTGVSTAGASTLNGKIYLVGGWNEIEKKYKKCIQCYNPDLNEWTEEDELPEATVGVSCCTISMPNTKTRESRASSVSSVPVSI